The genome window TACAAAATGTAATATTGTACAAATCACCAACAACAAGTAATGCTACAGCAAATGCTACAACAACAACAGAACTCCCTAAAAGTCCCATAGATGTAGATTTATATGCACTTGCCCTTAATGCAGCCAACATCATCATCATTAGTGCAATAACCAAAAGATATTTTGAAATTAATAATATGTCCATTACTATCCCACTCGATTATTTTAAACTAAAGAAGAATTTTCTTTTAAAACGAAATTCATTCTAACATCTTCTTTATATATGGTTCAAAAGGAATAATATCTTCTTTATTTCTTGGAGAAATAGCTGCTACTTTAATAATTTTATTTTTACTGTCTAAATCAACAGACAAAGTGCCAGGAGTTAAAGAAATACTATTAGCCAATATTGTCTGAGAAACAGGTCTCTCTAAAACTGTTTCAATATCAACAACAATAGGGTCAATATTTCTTTTCATAACTGCATTAAAAACAACACTAATAGTTGCTTTAATTATTTCATAAATAAGATCTAAGAAATATATAATTCCATAAGCTACTCTTGTTAAAAACATTAAATAAGCTCCATTTCATTGAATAATTAAAAAGTCAAAAAATTGACCAGATATTAATAATATTATTTATCATGATTATTTATTATAAATGTATGCTTTTTATTAAAAACTAAAAAAGTATTAATAAAACCAATATAATATATTTAGCTATACCTAAAAAAAGGTGTCGTTATGGAATTAATAGAAAAAATAGAACCTTTAATAATATTCTTAGCCATAATCATTGGATTAATATTTAGTAATTTCAAAGTTATATCAAATAATACAGATTATCTAATAAATATATTTTTATGTTTAATGCTTTATGGAGTTTTTCTTGAAATTCCATTAATAGAACTAAAAAATAGTTTTAAAAATGTTAAATTTACATCTACAAGCTTAATAATCAATTTTATATGGACACCGTTATTTGGATACTTCTTAGCAACATTATTCTTAAAAGGAAATATTGACATCATAATAGGATTTTTTATGCTAATTTTAACACCATGTACTGATTGGTACTTAGTATTTACAAAATTAGCTAAAGGAGATGTTAATCTAAGCTTATCGATTTTACCGATTAACCTAATTTTACAAATTATATTATTACCAATATATCTTGTAATATTCTTCTCAAGCAGCAATAACATACAATATGCAGAACTTGCATATTCACTTTTAATAGTAATTGTAATTCCATTTGTAGCTGCTCAAATTACAAAATTTTTACTTGAAGGCAATATAAAAGAAAGAATGATTAATTCATTTTCAAATTTTCAAATATTATTCTTATCTTTAGCTGTTTTTTGTATATTTGCAAGTAAGGGAGAACTATTATTTGAAAACGTAAATACAATTATTGTAATATTTATTCCATTAATTCTTTTCTTTACTATAACTCTACTAATTGATTTATTTGTATCTCAAAAGATTAATTTCACATATAGTGAATATGCAAGCTTAACTATGACAACACTTGCCCGTAATTCCCCACTAGCACTAGCTATTGCAATAAATTCATTTCCAGGAAGAGAATTAATAGCTATGGCACTAGTAATTGGACCTTTAATAGAACTACCAATATTATACCTTGTTTCTAAATTTACATTGTATATTAAAAACTCTGGACTTTTTTTTAATTGTAAAAAGCTATTTTAAATAAGGTACGTGTCAAATAAGTTAAATAAAAAGGTAAAATTAAATAAAATAGCTATTATAATTAATATTAAGAGAAAAATAATTGCAAATTTTTTATGAACTTTTTTTGAAGAAATAGGAGCAAAAATCTTAATTCCAGCTGGGGTAAATGAATCTAGAATAATATGGGAAAATAAGCCTAAAAATAATGCAATAGCTAATTCATAATACTTAAAAGAACTAATTGGAAATATATAGGAGCTAATGAAAAATAAAGGCAGAAATATTAATAGAACTTTATTATTTAAAAACAAAAAACTTAAAAGAGCAGTTAAAATAGTCATTACAAAATATCTTTCATAAATAAGAGTAATATTTACAAATAATTCATAAGCAAGAATTAAAATTAAGGATATAGAAGCCATTAAAACTAAAATTCCAAAAATTGAATGAGTAAAACTTCGATGTTCTGAAAAATAAAATATAACTCCTAAA of Methanobrevibacter oralis contains these proteins:
- a CDS encoding Na+/H+ antiporter subunit E, with the protein product MFLTRVAYGIIYFLDLIYEIIKATISVVFNAVMKRNIDPIVVDIETVLERPVSQTILANSISLTPGTLSVDLDSKNKIIKVAAISPRNKEDIIPFEPYIKKMLE
- a CDS encoding arsenic resistance protein, translating into MELIEKIEPLIIFLAIIIGLIFSNFKVISNNTDYLINIFLCLMLYGVFLEIPLIELKNSFKNVKFTSTSLIINFIWTPLFGYFLATLFLKGNIDIIIGFFMLILTPCTDWYLVFTKLAKGDVNLSLSILPINLILQIILLPIYLVIFFSSSNNIQYAELAYSLLIVIVIPFVAAQITKFLLEGNIKERMINSFSNFQILFLSLAVFCIFASKGELLFENVNTIIVIFIPLILFFTITLLIDLFVSQKINFTYSEYASLTMTTLARNSPLALAIAINSFPGRELIAMALVIGPLIELPILYLVSKFTLYIKNSGLFFNCKKLF
- a CDS encoding metal-dependent hydrolase, producing the protein MSSYKGHSIFALILSIMFFHNPLLIALTLIGANVPDFDHKFKKDNVYKIIILGLVIFISLYILKLPYYIGLILVFLGVIFYFSEHRSFTHSIFGILVLMASISLILILAYELFVNITLIYERYFVMTILTALLSFLFLNNKVLLIFLPLFFISSYIFPISSFKYYELAIALFLGLFSHIILDSFTPAGIKIFAPISSKKVHKKFAIIFLLILIIIAILFNFTFLFNLFDTYLI
- a CDS encoding monovalent cation/H+ antiporter complex subunit F translates to MDILLISKYLLVIALMMMMLAALRASAYKSTSMGLLGSSVVVVAFAVALLVVGDLYNITFCRDISLALVLFGFVGTVAFAIVGGDK